The following is a genomic window from bacterium.
ATCTGTTAACCCGAATTGATACTGTGCTGATGGCGTACCCTGAAGGCCGTAATGGCTTGCAGTTATATTGTTGCGCATACTTACTGAAACAGGATCTATTTTTTCAATCAATTTTCCAAAAAGATAAAACGCCGGCCTTAGGAAAAATCCCCCTGATTTTTTTTCATCCTTCTTCTTTGTCTTGCTGTCTTTCTTTGCATCTGCTGAAGGTTTTCTTCTTCTCGTTACAGGAGTCCTTCTTTTTCTCGCAAAAGCCGACTTCTTTTTTACTTTAAAGTACTGCACAAATCTTTTCGGAGTAAAAGTTCCCGTAAAAGTCATTGTAGTATTAATTGTAGAGCTTCTGCTTGTTCCTGTTGTTCGTATTGCCGGATTATCACTCCACCTGTAACTTGCTGAATATTTACCTGTCGTTGTAAACCATGAAAATATTTTCGGGCTTAAATTTAAATTTGCATTCTGGCTAACAGATAAAGGCATGCCTGGTTCCGTAAATGAAGAAACAACATCCATCCACTTTGAATGAAGCATGTCAAACTGCTGAGTTTTTGAATAATCAGCGGAAATTACATTAAAAGGTTTGTAGTTGACAGCAAGTGTCCTTGTAAAATTTGACTTAAAAACACTGCTGTTTACACCTGACCTTTTTCTCGATTCATCCTCTGAATCACTCCCCTGAAGAGAAAAACTAAAGTTAGACGGCAAGTAGTAAAATTTTGTTTTTGCAAACTTCTTTAAAAGCCCGAACGACCCTGCCCATTTAAAAGGTAAGAAATAGTGCTGATTACCGAATCCAATTCTGTAGCTGAAGGATCCTTTGTACTGTAATTTTCTTCCGGATGCAACAACAGGGTTACTGGATTTTGCCTTTGTGAGACTTGCCTTTGCATCTATCGGATCAATTAGATACCTGACAAGAAAATTTCTTGACTTCGTCCTTTTTTTAAAAGCAGCATTCAATCCCAGCGACTCGTTATCTGTCCTTATTTCAGGCATCAGTGAATCCGGTACTGTACGTTTGTTTACAAGAATATCGCTTCCCGGCTTATATTTCGGCGTTGACTGTGTTTTCGCATAATTTGCACTTATCGGAATCGAAAGCCCCCAGTGCTCAGGAGTAAATTTGTCAAGATTCATGCTCATAAAAGCCCTTGTTCCAAGAGTTGTAGAGCCTTTTCCGAATCTTTCATTGATAGTATGAAAATCCGCTTCCGTACGCTGGAATTCGCCGTTCATAACGATAAAATCAGAAAGACGAAGATCCGCCTTAAATCTCATTGCCTTTCCTTTATCCTTTTTAACACTGGAAAGGCGCAGTTCATCCATCCATACTGTTCCGTAGAAAGGCTCCTTACCCTTATTTATAACACCGGCAGCAATCCACCTGATGTTTGTAAGAGACGGCTTTCCTACAATGGTAATTATATGGCCGTTGGCCTGTACTTCACTTATTGTATCCTTTCCTGCTGCTTCCATTTCTATCTTGAGCCTGCTCAAATCTTCGAACGAAACTTCAATATTATTTCTCTTATCCCATCCTGAGTAAAGAGGAATTTTGACTTCATAATAAACCCGGTTCTGAGTATCAGAACCCCATCTTAGGAAAAATTCCAATGAATCCTGAAGAGATTCATAAAAATCGTATTTATCCATACCATAAACAAACATCTTCAGATAGTTGTAATTTATAAGATTCTCGGAAGAGTACAGCTGCTTGTGAGCAAGTACAGCCGCCCCCGGCTCAAGGTCTGTTAACCCCAAAACAAGCGACTGTTCCTTTGAACGAATCTTCTGAATCGGATCAATTACACCCTCAACTCCCGGAGGCTGAGTGTATTCAGGATTATCGTGAGTGTTTACAACACTTATATTCAAGGTACTGTCCCCAGGAGTAATAACAAAAGTGGAATCGCCTTTTAATTCTTTTCCCTTGAACTTCCATTCATTACCTGTTAGATTTATCTCAACTATTTCAAACAGGCTCTCTGTCTGCATGCTGTCTGCCCAAATTCTTACAAATTCAATTCTCGACCAATCCGGGGTCCCTTTTATCATAGAGGGCGACCTTAGAGGGATTCTGTAAAGGCGCCATCCTGCTGTATTGTTTTTCTGCCCGGCAATCAAAGCAGTATCAGGGCTATCCTTCTCAAGAGAAAAAGAATATTCAAAATAGTCATTATTCAGATCAACGCCTGAATTATGGTTTAAGTCCTCGGAGTTAGGGATCTGAGCACCGTCATTCCTGTTGTTCTCTGTGCCGTTAATGTGAGTATAGTCATAACTGCCGCTCACATATTCCCAGTCATCATAACTCCACGGCTCGTCCGCTTCTTTTATGCCGTCCCCGTTTATGTCCCAGAAATCATATAATGTAGCTCTGCCGTTAACAACAGCGGCTGAAGGATCATGCGGCCAGAAAAGCTCCGGAGGATCTGGCCCAAACATTCCGTCAATACCTGTGTCCTCGTCTTCATCAAGAAGATTATTCCTTGCACGTGTCTCTGTTGATTTATCTTCTGTGTCCCTTATGTTGTTCGGTATAACATCTTCAGAAACACGGCCAAGATCAATGTGGAGCCTGCCGTTATTACCTCTCACCATTATTTCAAGATATTTACTCTCACTCTGATCAAAAAAACCTGCAGAAAGTGCACGCATAATTCCACCCCAGGACTTTGCCTTATCCTGCAAAGTCGGGTTGGGAGTAAAATGCACTGCAAGGACATTCGTTCTTGTCGTACCACCGAAGTTATTTGTCACTTCTCTGTCAGGCCAAATTTCCTGAATCGAAACCTGGTTGTATGGGTTGTACCAATATATGCTTCCCTTATCCTGCAACGATAAAAGATGATCACTCCTATCATAAGGCAGAGATGAAGGCCCCCATGCATATCTGGTAACTCCGAGGTTGATTTTACGCTTAGCACTCTCAAAATCGTCAAGATATGCAACTCCGTTTTTATCGTCTGTTGCATCATTGTTAAGAGTATTGGGATTTGGCACTACCTGGGCATACTCCCCTTCAAATGACATGGAAGAGGGCTGCTCAAGATTAAGAAGAGGCAAAGCGTTAAATGCTTTTGTTAAAAAATCGGGTTTGAACGACAGTGCGGTATTTACATCCCACACAAAGTTCTTCATAGGCGCATCCTTGCCTACTCTTATACGCTTGTCCATTGTTGTCTGGCTGAGATATAAAAAGGTACCGCCTATAAAAGATCTTTTATTTCCATCTTCCCAGAGTGTGTACTCTGCCCTGGCCCCCATAAGCGTTTTTTTATCAATAGTAAAAAGCTGCTGGGACTCATAGCTTATTTCCAGATTGGCATTTGGATTTAAAGCCTGTTCATTGAGAATAGTAAGTGTTCCGGTGAGATAATCTATTCGATAATCAACATCCTTGGTAAGAGTCGTTCCATTCAGAAGTACCTTTTCAGAATTTTCAATAACATTCATCCCTAATTCATGAACAGGGCTGACAGACGAGGATTTAACTTCCATATAAAATTTGCTCTGATTTCTTATTGCCGACACACTTGTAGTGTCGTAAATTACAGAAGACCAATAATCGCGCGGCAGATCAGACCCCGATCCATTACCCGGATCAAATGGCCGTAAATCAGGAAAAATAACTTCGCCTCTGCTCAAGCTCAATATATTCGGGTCAATATCAATAACATCATCCGGATTAGGCTGGCCGTTTACATCCGCTTTATCAAGTCCGAAGAGATTCAGAAGAGCCCTCTCTTTGCCATTTACCT
Proteins encoded in this region:
- the sprA gene encoding cell surface protein SprA → ASNEENRQHWFVPLEANKDFYINKQLGFIYMNMPLQDSEVLAVSYIKTNGDTIGTWINDVADTTASKSKRLVYKIIKPRSARPSDATWNLEWKNVYSLGGRNIDKDGFELRIFYKVPSGTPKESIQVNGKERALLNLFGLDKADVNGQPNPDDVIDIDPNILSLSRGEVIFPDLRPFDPGNGSGSDLPRDYWSSVIYDTTSVSAIRNQSKFYMEVKSSSVSPVHELGMNVIENSEKVLLNGTTLTKDVDYRIDYLTGTLTILNEQALNPNANLEISYESQQLFTIDKKTLMGARAEYTLWEDGNKRSFIGGTFLYLSQTTMDKRIRVGKDAPMKNFVWDVNTALSFKPDFLTKAFNALPLLNLEQPSSMSFEGEYAQVVPNPNTLNNDATDDKNGVAYLDDFESAKRKINLGVTRYAWGPSSLPYDRSDHLLSLQDKGSIYWYNPYNQVSIQEIWPDREVTNNFGGTTRTNVLAVHFTPNPTLQDKAKSWGGIMRALSAGFFDQSESKYLEIMVRGNNGRLHIDLGRVSEDVIPNNIRDTEDKSTETRARNNLLDEDEDTGIDGMFGPDPPELFWPHDPSAAVVNGRATLYDFWDINGDGIKEADEPWSYDDWEYVSGSYDYTHINGTENNRNDGAQIPNSEDLNHNSGVDLNNDYFEYSFSLEKDSPDTALIAGQKNNTAGWRLYRIPLRSPSMIKGTPDWSRIEFVRIWADSMQTESLFEIVEINLTGNEWKFKGKELKGDSTFVITPGDSTLNISVVNTHDNPEYTQPPGVEGVIDPIQKIRSKEQSLVLGLTDLEPGAAVLAHKQLYSSENLINYNYLKMFVYGMDKYDFYESLQDSLEFFLRWGSDTQNRVYYEVKIPLYSGWDKRNNIEVSFEDLSRLKIEMEAAGKDTISEVQANGHIITIVGKPSLTNIRWIAAGVINKGKEPFYGTVWMDELRLSSVKKDKGKAMRFKADLRLSDFIVMNGEFQRTEADFHTINERFGKGSTTLGTRAFMSMNLDKFTPEHWGLSIPISANYAKTQSTPKYKPGSDILVNKRTVPDSLMPEIRTDNESLGLNAAFKKRTKSRNFLVRYLIDPIDAKASLTKAKSSNPVVASGRKLQYKGSFSYRIGFGNQHYFLPFKWAGSFGLLKKFAKTKFYYLPSNFSFSLQGSDSEDESRKRSGVNSSVFKSNFTRTLAVNYKPFNVISADYSKTQQFDMLHSKWMDVVSSFTEPGMPLSVSQNANLNLSPKIFSWFTTTGKYSASYRWSDNPAIRTTGTSRSSTINTTMTFTGTFTPKRFVQYFKVKKKSAFARKRRTPVTRRRKPSADAKKDSKTKKKDEKKSGGFFLRPAFYLFGKLIEKIDPVSVSMRNNITASHYGLQGTPSAQYQFGLTDDPGVPLSENVTQRSSTQKNRNISFRSGFKIIKNLATTLNYVYTNAESRSTQVTGNVSYSVLSLNSTPIPFPSWTVRLTGIERLPFISKFMRSIVVSHAFTGKKSETWKDSTSTPTQRTVTKDFRPFIGANFAFKNGITASFQYNTSESIQEKMLVSSGITKNTSSQINVTARYNLKKGIKLPFLKKRFNNNIDISVTFQSSVNVSARKQAGKTNFTDMSNTMNWSFKPTITYSFTKTVNGGLHFELGKRKDLRAGTTDIKGFGINATISLGG